A single region of the Halobacterium wangiae genome encodes:
- a CDS encoding homing endonuclease associated repeat-containing protein: MTNNRPSHSKYTYQGLLEAARELGDELGRSPTTQEAANDDRFPSIATIYKIADNGWLAILEDAGLKPTQVREYGSEEAPRICADLHRVLERVDTPYLTHRQYDDHGTYPTSVVKEYFGSWRNACNEAGISPGEKHGTHCEGPNGEILESRHEFGVASLLTNVGVDYRAHPKVEDTPWTADFYLPASDVWIEVDGYHEDSRPNKAGFAEKLDYLKQHNNTVLIVKNANELRIALKEYGITR, from the coding sequence ATGACCAACAATCGACCATCGCACTCGAAATACACCTACCAAGGACTCCTCGAAGCAGCACGAGAACTCGGAGACGAACTCGGTCGCTCTCCAACCACCCAGGAAGCGGCCAACGACGACCGGTTTCCGAGTATCGCGACAATCTACAAAATTGCAGACAATGGCTGGCTCGCCATCCTCGAAGATGCTGGCCTCAAACCAACCCAAGTCCGAGAATACGGCAGCGAGGAAGCCCCTCGGATCTGTGCTGACCTCCACCGTGTTCTCGAACGCGTGGACACGCCGTACCTTACGCATCGACAATACGACGACCACGGAACATACCCCACGAGCGTCGTCAAGGAATACTTCGGCTCCTGGCGGAACGCCTGCAACGAAGCAGGCATCTCACCCGGCGAAAAACACGGCACGCACTGTGAAGGCCCCAATGGAGAGATACTCGAAAGTCGGCACGAATTCGGAGTTGCAAGTCTTCTCACTAACGTCGGAGTGGATTACCGAGCACACCCCAAGGTCGAGGACACTCCCTGGACTGCAGACTTCTACCTCCCCGCATCTGATGTCTGGATCGAAGTCGATGGCTACCACGAGGACTCCCGGCCAAACAAAGCCGGATTCGCTGAGAAACTCGACTACCTCAAACAACACAACAACACGGTCCTAATCGTCAAGAACGCGAACGAACTCCGCATCGCTCTCAAAGAGTACGGTATCACTCGCTAG
- a CDS encoding pentapeptide repeat-containing protein, translating into MSSPAQCAFDPADEDTPRGYSLDCQLDAWAGSSEGLCILHAHENPKPHDILQQAISEQTQPVVNASLNDIKDGSDLDFSGAELPGADFSNSSLRGVSFEDAFLKSANFVNSDLSSAKFIEDADLTGADFTDAYCIQTKFSKSTISYANFVDSTIIGGHLSYTKARRADFTDAEITDTSLFQSDLRNVDFIDAEIGDCAFQASNLSKADFSGATVSQCSLVDAKLTETRLANATLDQRNEYGRRLLSEYQADRLAEPNFLVDLFELPRVDELGFGVESKRPPGENQSDRGITDSPPDSPFERVSEQDYWWWKSKSLAISRFFPRLFGQFKSYASIVRSGSRLDSSDQQDLLSAAENTYSEIKSAYRGSAWSNLARNFNIREKEARKKKLSPLRSWFQDALLYRSMRHGESPGQVFKIGLLLWILATFLFLHLGISTGTQTTIHLSLSWDLNIGLLGRSLLFSLRRLFTFSNGGYELLRGQYWATALSIVGALLEAALVFTLGRRAVA; encoded by the coding sequence ATGTCCTCCCCGGCTCAGTGTGCTTTTGATCCGGCTGATGAGGACACACCACGGGGGTATAGTCTGGACTGCCAGCTGGATGCATGGGCAGGTTCGTCTGAGGGCCTTTGTATCCTCCACGCGCATGAAAACCCTAAACCCCATGATATACTCCAGCAGGCGATTTCCGAGCAAACTCAGCCGGTAGTGAACGCCTCACTGAACGATATCAAGGACGGGTCCGACTTGGATTTCTCCGGGGCAGAGTTACCCGGCGCAGATTTCTCTAATTCCTCTCTTCGGGGTGTGAGCTTTGAAGATGCATTCTTGAAGAGCGCGAATTTTGTCAATTCAGATTTAAGCAGCGCTAAATTTATTGAAGATGCGGATTTGACCGGGGCAGATTTTACCGATGCATATTGTATTCAAACCAAGTTCTCTAAGAGTACTATTTCGTATGCCAATTTTGTAGACTCGACAATCATCGGCGGCCACCTGTCGTACACCAAGGCAAGACGAGCGGACTTTACTGATGCTGAAATAACGGATACCAGTCTTTTCCAGAGTGATTTACGGAATGTCGATTTTATAGACGCTGAGATTGGTGATTGTGCGTTTCAAGCCTCAAATTTAAGCAAGGCAGATTTCTCCGGTGCGACTGTAAGCCAGTGTAGTTTGGTAGATGCCAAGCTGACTGAAACTCGGTTAGCCAACGCTACACTCGATCAACGGAACGAGTACGGACGCCGCTTGTTATCTGAATATCAAGCAGACAGGCTGGCAGAGCCCAACTTCCTCGTAGATCTCTTCGAGCTACCACGAGTAGATGAACTCGGCTTTGGAGTAGAATCTAAACGACCACCGGGGGAGAATCAATCAGATCGGGGTATCACAGATTCCCCTCCTGATTCGCCATTTGAGCGGGTTAGTGAGCAAGACTACTGGTGGTGGAAAAGTAAGTCACTCGCCATCTCACGTTTCTTCCCTAGGCTTTTTGGGCAATTCAAGAGTTATGCATCTATTGTACGCAGTGGCTCCCGTCTGGATTCTTCTGACCAGCAGGATTTGCTTTCTGCGGCTGAAAATACCTACTCAGAAATTAAATCAGCTTATCGAGGGAGTGCATGGTCAAACCTCGCGCGGAATTTTAATATTAGGGAGAAAGAGGCAAGGAAAAAGAAGCTCTCCCCTCTTCGATCTTGGTTCCAGGACGCTCTGCTCTATCGAAGTATGCGACATGGAGAAAGTCCCGGCCAAGTCTTTAAGATTGGTTTGCTACTCTGGATTTTAGCGACATTCCTATTCCTCCATCTTGGAATCAGTACGGGAACCCAGACTACAATCCATCTGAGTCTTTCGTGGGACCTCAATATCGGCTTATTGGGTCGCTCTTTGCTATTCTCTCTGAGGAGATTATTTACTTTCTCAAACGGAGGATACGAACTCCTTCGGGGTCAATACTGGGCAACGGCGCTCTCAATTGTCGGTGCCTTGTTGGAAGCCGCGCTTGTGTTCACTCTTGGCCGACGTGCGGTGGCGTGA